The Muntiacus reevesi chromosome 7, mMunRee1.1, whole genome shotgun sequence genome includes a region encoding these proteins:
- the TNFAIP8L3 gene encoding tumor necrosis factor alpha-induced protein 8-like protein 3 translates to MDSDSGEQSEGEPGTAAGPDVFSSKNLALQAQKKILSKIASKTVANMLIDDTSSEIFDELYKVTKEHIHNKKEAHKIMKDLIKVAIKIGILYRNNQFSPEEVVIVEKFRKKLNQTAMTIVSFYEVEYTFDRNVLSKLLHECKDLVHELVQRHLTPRTHGRINHVFNHFADVEFLSTLYSLDGDCRPNLKKICEGINKLIDEKVL, encoded by the coding sequence gTCCTGATGTTTTTAGTTCAAAGAACCTTGCCCTTCAAGCCCAGAAAAAAATTCTGAGCAAAATAGCCAGCAAAACTGTGGCCAACATGCTGATTGATGATACCAGCAGCGAGATCTTTGATGAGCTCTACAAAGTCACCAAAGAGCACATACATAACAAGAAGGAAGCCCACAAGATCATGAAAGACTTAATCAAGGTGGCAATCAAAATCGGGATCCTCTACCGGAACAACCAGTTCAGCCCAGAGGAAGTTGTTATAGTGGAGAAGTTTAGGAAGAAGCTGAACCAGACCGCCATGACCATCGTCAGCTTCTATGAGGTGGAATACACCTTCGATCGAAACGTGCTCTCCAAGCTCCTACACGAGTGCAAGGACCTGGTGCATGAACTGGTGCAGCGACACCTGACACCCAGGACCCACGGACGCATCAATCATGTCTTCAACCACTTTGCCGATGTGGAGTTCCTTTCCACCCTTTATAGCCTTGATGGAGACTGTAGGCCCAACCTCAAGAAGATCTGTGAGGGAATCAATAAACTGATAGATGAAAAAGTCCTCTGA